The following is a genomic window from Drosophila busckii strain San Diego stock center, stock number 13000-0081.31 chromosome 2L, ASM1175060v1, whole genome shotgun sequence.
GGATAATAGTCCTTTTAAAGCAGCATTGTTTGGTATCAGTTGGATCCAGATCCTTCAAAGGATATCCGAGTTATACGGACTTTGTTGTAAATCGAAAGTTACGTATATATtggctcctgtaaggactttcgtccttaGAGTGATATGTACTTAAAGGACTCGCCTAGCActatttgcatgccaaaggACTGCGAAATCGTCCTTGTAGTTTTCCAGCAAAAGtggattttgtgttttgttgcattttttgtgaCCAAACCTACAAAAATTTTCGCTCGTTACTGTCGAAGCTACAATCCATAACAACACTTATTATAACAACATAATATGAACACAatcatgttttatttaatattaataatatgtatttattaaatttataatttattctatTGTTTATAATGTGAAATGTTTTTGCTGACCTGATTAGATTATAAAACACatgtgcacaaaataaataaataaataattttgtatttaaaacagGGCGCCacctgctgcaacaacaacaacaaatattcgAAGCGAGTTGCGTTAGTTTAACTGATAAGACAAATGAGAAAGTAAAGGCGCTTATCAGTGCCGGGTTTGACCTCTGACCCGCTACGACGGGGGCACAGCAAATATATGATTACAGAGCGTTgagtaaattataaaatttttagctttcAGTTTTCAATTAACAGTTGCGCAGATGTGGCgtatgaatttaataaaaaaggcAGCGCGCCAGGATGTGCGGCAAGTAGTGCTGCGTCATCAAAGTGCGGCAGCGCCTGAGCTGCCCGCTGCGGCGGATGTGGTGGTCATAGGTGGTGGCTCCGCCGGCTGTCATACGCTGTATCATTTGGCCAAGCGTGGCGTGCGTGCGGTGCTGCTGGAGCGAGCACAGCTAACGGCTGGCACGACCTGGCACACGGCGGGTTTGTTGTGGCGTCTGCGTCCCAGCGATGTGGATATAGCGCTGTTGGCCAACTCGCGACAGATGCTGCGCCAGCTGGAGGCGGAGACAGACATGGATCCGGGTTGGATACAAAACGGTGGCATTTTCATAGCACACAATGAAACGCGTTTAGATGAGTACAGAAGATTGGCTACAGCCGGCGCTGCCTTGGGCATTGAGAATCAAATATTGAGTCCGCAAGAGACGCAGAAGCTGTTCCCGCTGCTCGATCCGAAGGCTTTCATTGGCGCGCTCTACTCGCCAGGCGATGGTGTCATGGATCCTGCCATGCTGTGCGCTGCTTTGAAGAAGGCTGCCAGCAATAAAGGCGCCAAGGTCTATGAGCACTGCGATGTTAAAGAAATATTAGTAGAGCAAACGTCCAAGGGCAAAAAGGTAGTGGGCGTGTCTACGCCTTTTGGCAATATACGTACTGAGATGGTGGTGAATGCTACGGGCGTGTGGGGACGTGATCTGGTGGCGCCTCTGGGCACAcatctgccgctgctgcccaTGAAGCACGCCTACATCGTCTCCGAGTCCATACCGGGTGTGCGTGGTCTGCCCAACATACGCGATCATGATTACTCCACGTACTTCCGCATACAAGGCGATGCTATTTGCATGGGCGGCTATGAGCCCAATCCTATACTGCTGGATCCTGTGGCCAAGGACTTTCATTTCGGGCTGTATGAGCTGGATTGGTCAGTGTTTGAAACGCATGTGGAGGGTGCGCACAAGCTGTGCCCAGAATATGCCAAGTATGGCGTGAAGAGCACAGTCTGCGGTCCGGAGTCCTTTACGCCGGATCACAAGCCGCTCATGGGCCCCGATCCGCAGGTAACTGGACTCATGCACAATTGTGGCTTCAACTCGGCGGGCATGATGTTCGGCGGTGGCTGTGGTGAGCAGCTCGCTCTTTGGATACTCAATGGACAGCCGGACTTGCCCATGTTCAGCTTCGACTTGCGTCGCTTTACTCCTAAGCAGGGCTTGGATACAAAGTGGATTGCGGAGAAGTCCCACGAGAGCTATGTTAAGAACTACAGCATGGTGTTCAAATACGATCAGCCGCTGGCAGGACGTGACTTCCAAAAGGATCCGCTGCATGAGGAAATGCTAAAGGCGAATGCGTTTATGGAGGAGAAACAAGGCTGGGAGCGTCCCGGCTTCTTCCTGCAGCAGCCGGCGGCAGTCCTGCCCTACGATTGGTATGGCAGCTATGAGCATAGTCGCCATGTGGACAGCGAGTATGAGCGCGTCCTGGAAGGCGATCTTAAGTACAACAGCTTCTCGGATCATCATAAGCTGGTAAGTGctacaaagaaataaaataacttattAATGAATAAAACTGTTCAAAGCAGCAATcaaatgtttgttgcttattttttatgttgataacatgaatataatataaagcttaaatcATTGCTTAACTTAAATCGTTATCAGCTATAAACACAGCATTGAGattgacaaacaaaagcgctaatcaattaaatatataaattgtttgatttgaaattaagtttataaatatttcaaagcttTTTGATTagcgtttgtttgtgtttcatttgtaattaagaatataaatatattttctttaacttAAATACTAGCATCCTAACTAAGTTAACCTTCGATTAAGTTCACTTACCCGAttttggcagcaatttaaactctcctaagcagctgctgtttgtttaatcCACAATTTGTTTCTGCTTGCTCCACAGATTGGCTCCGAGGCTTTGGCTTGTCGTAACAATGCTGTGGTCTTCAACATGAGCTActttgccaagctgctgctgacgggTCCACAGGCCCAAAAGGCAGCCGATTGGTTGTTCAATGCCAATACCAATCGCGAGCCCAGCAAGTGAGTTTAGCTTAACTTGATATagaaacttaattaattgcacaaaCTTTAAACAGAACTGTTTATACCTGCGCATTGAACGATGCTGGCGGCGTGGAGGCGGATGTAACCATCAGCCGTCTTGTCTCTGGTTCGGGTATGCCGCATGATCCCAAGTTTGAGGGCCAGGGCTATTATATCGTAGCTGGTGGTGCCTCTGCCTATTACACTTATAGCGTGCTGCTGGGTGAGCTGCGTCGCAAGGGCTTCAATGTGCAGCTGCAGGACATTACCAGCGAACTGGGCGTCATCTCCATACAGGGACCCAACAGTCGTCGCATATTGCAGCCGCTGCTGGACAGCGAACTCAGCGATGAGCAGCTGGCTCCAAATGGCACCAAGCTGGTGCAAGTGGGTGGCGTGGGAGCGCGTCTATTGCGTGTGAGCTTTGTAGGCGAACTGGGCTATGAGCTGCATGTGCCCAAGGCGCAGTGTCCACAGGTCTATCAGGCGCTGATGCAGGCGGGAtcggcgcagcagctgcgcaacgCTGGATATCGTGCGCTCTATTCGCTCAGCTCGGAGAAGGGCTATCATCTGTGGAGCTTTGATCTGCGTCCGGACGATACGCCACTGGAGGCTGGTTTGGGTTTCACTTGCCGCAAGTCTGGCGATTATCGCGGACGCGCTGCTCTAGAGCGTCAACGTGAGCAGGGCCTGAAGAAGCGTTTGGTATATCTTACGTTGGAAGACCAAATGCCCATTTGGGGTCTGGAAGGTGTATATCGCAATGGTGAGCCTGTGGGCATCCTGCGTCGTGCCGAGTATGCTTATACGCTGGGCAAGTCTCTGGGCCAGGCTTACATCACGCGCTCCGATGGTCAAGCTGTTGACGCGGCTTATCTCAAGGCGGGCGACTATGAGGTGGATATTCTAGGCAAGCGCTACAAGGCGAAGTGTCATCTGCGCAGTCCATTCGATCCCAAGGGTTTGCGTGTGCTGGGCAACTACGAAGCAAgtgagtaaataaatatattaattgtttaattaactgctgttgtacaaataaagaaaatgatgtagccaaatttaaattgtgttatTATTTGCAGTTGTAGTTGCCAGCTTTGAGTTATGATTTAACAACGTGTTTACATTGCATTAGTATTGCGCACTAAttgtaaaagcaaaagaaagaagaaCAACATGTCAATGCATGCATTAAATAGAACAGTTATGATTTGGatagcaagagcgagagcgagagtgagcgcgcgctctcactTTTCACAATGCACTTAGCACGTTCACACACTTTGAAGGTCAGATTGCAACTAAGAAAGTTGCGCGCGCTTTGACCGCTGTCTAGCGCTCAAAACTGATACTCACCACACTCGCTGCCAAAGGCTCTCAGAGTGCGCGACGCCTTAAGCCTGAAACTCACCTCGGCCACAGTCAAAGGTTCTCGCGCTCGCATTCTCTTCCCctcgctcacacacatgcaggcaTGCGCTTTTGCTTATCAGCTGATGTGAGTTCGTTTAGGGAGAATGTGTAAATgtaacaaatgcataaattaatatttttgtagctttgcatttgcagcaaacacaaattgaaattgaattaagcatttaatattgcaattgttCGGCGCAAGTGAATTGCAATTAcagcaaatgttaatttgcataCTAAGCTTGGAATGACAGTTGCTAGTTTAtgcaaagaagaagaagctcGCAGAATggcagttttgtttaaaaacttCTTTAGCAGCGTTTAGAAATTGCTCAATTAGCGCTGCTAACTGCGTAGCCAAAGTTTCTTAAGtgaaacaaattattattattagcaacaaGGCCGCGCTACTCTGCGATGCActtggcaacaaattgttaaattttttatggcaCTAAATATTGTTTGCACAACTGTCATTCGCACTTGACGATAAGTATACTTTTTGTTATGATTTATAGCACAAGTATTTGcaaaaactatatttttatatgtatatttgtgttAAGCTGAAGGTTGTGTTATATCTTTATTgttatagttttgttttgataaaCACTGATAGAGcagatatatgcatatatacatatatatcctTGAGTAGTCAGGGTTAAAAGCGCAGATTGGAAAAATCGTTGCgagctacaattaaaatgagttgGGCAACAAAGTTACGATTTGCGATTGACTTGATGATGAGAAGAAGTGTTGGCCaagttgaaaaacaaaaagaagtcAGTGGGTTATGGTTAGAGATAGATAGAGCTACAAGCATTAGAGACAAGTTAATTAGCTTTTGGCTCTGCAAAGCTAATTATAGCCGCCTAATGTTGCcttttatatgtaatttatcATTGTttacgctttgtttgcttcttGAAGATTCTGCAATGACCTTGCCCATAGATAAACCAACCAGAGCGGGCGCAATTGCAAAAGTTACATAAAAAGCGTAACAAGCGTCAAAAGACAATTCCAGCTGTCTgattaaacaaaagtgaaaagcgGGCGCCACACAACGCCCACCCCCCAAAagcattttgtggcaacaatggTTTAAGCCCTGAGGCCATGCGCGCTTCATGGTAAGCGGCTTttatagcaatagcaacagcaattgctgagacccaatttttaattgccctCATTGCCAGCTAAATATATACgtacaatatataattataactgTAGTCGCTGTGGTTTGTCTGCACTTCAAGTTCAAGTTCGCAATCGCTTTGGCTTCGGCTGCGGCTACGGCTTCGGTTTCGGACTTGCAATCTGTTCACACTTGATGAACAAActgttaaactatttttattgttagtgCACAAATAAATCACTTGATGCGCtcaaagtcacacacacacacacagtgctcaactttaaactttagtttcgagttgcaattaaaaaacaacatttcATTTACTAACTCGCTGACCTTTTTGAAGATGCGCTTCAAGTGCGTGTGAGGAGGATGCGTCTAGCCTTGCTGCCAAcagcggcagaggcagcggcagctgcaacttgtgATGAACTTGAAATTTGAAAGTGCACATATTTGAAATCATagttggcaataaaaaatcagttaacaatatattttgcacAGTTGGGCAGTGCGTctaaaatttatgctcaaatatgttaaagatttttttgtggttcattaaatttgtatattaatattttgacgATTATTACTCTATTAGCAAAAGCTTTGTGTTTATTACTTAAtcttaaatttcaagcaaaaacttattatgttattaataatatgcattttaattttcaattacatttttttgtttaagtaactttatagcattttcttttataaatttaataaataataatttatatatttacatttgttactttatttaatttatttttatgcaacaattcCAACCGCACTTGCCCattaacaaatcaaaactttATTATGCTACCCAATAAACATTAATTCGAAATTAATATAGACTCGTTTGCCATAGGCTGAGCAcataaaaacaacataaaaaattaattaaattgtttgcaatgaACACGCAGGGGCAACAaacatttatcaaattaattaccAAGAAGCTGCCACAATTagtaacagcaaaaaaataaaatatataaaaaaaaaataacgtaaattgttgttgtttagttaaAAAAGCTGTTAAGCTGTTacgtttagttgttgtttgtgtttttcttttggcttttgctttgcgtGGCTAATGATGAGCAAATTATGCCGGAAGCAAGTGGACTTGCCATTGATTtgacacaatttttatttactatgcgacgcaacaattaaaattacataaaaagaaatgggaaaacaacaaaatgctttaagGTGTGAAGTCTGcggctataaatttataaacaaaacgcttTATAGTTATGcatattgttttttgtgttttttgcacaagcaaaacaaaagactgaGGCAACAAACTTGAGAGGCGTGCGACAAACATGTTGCATGCTAATTGCAGCACACTGACACACTTTGCTAACGGAATATAGTGCAGCTTGAACTGAACTGACCCATAACTCAATTAACCATTAACTGGCGATTCAAGTGCCAAAAACGCTTTTCGCCTGCGCTGCGATCACTTGAAGCCAAAGCTGTTAGCTTTCAACAGCTTACAACAAGCTCGGGTTTGAGCTCGGTTCGAGCttgtggctttgcttttgcttttgcgtttgcgtttgctttttttgggCACAAGCTATAAACCGTGGCAAGATCGTCATTGCGTTCAGTTGGTAAAAGTGTTGCGTTGCGTGCGGTTCTCTCAACACGCTGCATACAGataaaagtgcaaaagtttagtataaaacataaaaagatTTCCCATACGCCGCGTTGTGCCCTACACTTTGCAAAGGTGATTAACTAAGCTATGTATCCTTAAAGGATCAAAAACTCTAGTGCGCCTGCTtgggcttttgttttaaagtttgTGTCTGCAATTGGGTAAAGAAAGTTTTGAGCGCCGAGCGTAAGAAATTTAGTTTgcgtgcaaataaaaataaaaataaattatgaaaaattatttttttactgctATATGTTtgatttaagcagcagctttagaCAGTTGTGcatagcattaaaaaaaagggttctattaatattaatatataagctTTAAAAGTCAACAATAGTGTGGCAAAAAAAtggttttaaaaatttgtttgggAAACCAaacgatttatatatatttttttaatatagcaatgcttatgcttaagcaatttaaatgcttaataatAGCAAGAgcatataaattcttttttttatgacaaaaatatttttttaaacaaaaattaactaaatttgaaaaatatatttactaaagtttttgttattttgcataaacaacTTTCAAgcctttaataatttttaaaacttatgtataaactttaaatgagCTAAACTTAAGTTATAGTTTTCATGTTTTCCCAACCtaaattttcagtttttaagCTTGGCAGTCTCTTCTAGTGCTCCAGCTTATCTTTTAGTAATTAAACAttgttagtgttgttgttgttgttgttgttgctgctgaagtGTGGTGCCCTCGTTTTGTTGCGAGAACAGCCCACAcccatacaaaatataaaaggcaaacacacacacacacacatatgcatatatgacaaacacacacacagttgggGGCATGCCCCTTTGCAGCGCTCACACCCAACGTGACATGCATTCAAGCAGAAGATTGCACAAtatgttatttgttattgttgctgctgctgctgctgctgctgttgttgccactgtgcAAATGAGCGGAAAATCTAATTTTCCAGCCGCATGcgaaaaatacgaaaaattgtgtgtggctgccaaaaatatcaactgcagctgcatggcaacaatttttatgggCAATGCTTTGACGGCGAGCTGCACAGATAAgagttgaaaattataaacatttgacatttttagcTAAGCAGCTGCGGCGCATCGTGACCATAATTGGCATAAGAGAgtgagaagaagaagaagaaaaaacaacaaattccaCTAAAGAAATCAACAAGTCACGTTTGCTTGTAATTTCAAGGCTGCCAAaaccagcaacaactacaacttacaaaaaaatgacaacaaaataattgatttttaaccGTAAACCGCACAAGTTGTAGCCCCGAAGCGCAGTCTTTAGTAGCCTGTCTGCAGTCTGCAGTCTACAGTCTTCAATCTTCAGATATGTGAGCGCTGAGCAAAggaaagttttgtttttgcgcctTTTGGTGAGGTAACTTACACTGAGCGAATTAGTAAGTgcttcaaaaatgtttaagatgcatatgcaaatttaaaaaatttatcgctgctataatttattgtttaaataacaaatattgcaaactTTGGAATGAAAACATTAATGAAACTTTTATAAAGTTCATTAgtgcagcaaaaaattatttagaaattttattttaatatttcttagCAGCTTTTAGTTGCCTGCTcaacaattatgcaaaaaatattttttataataatttgttgctttttaaattgatgcTCGTTTGATTACATAAAAATTtctcttcattttttttcaagtgtagCAAAGACAAAAAACTCTTTTGACCCAGTGGccaaaatgttgttttaatAGCACAAATTAGAGCTCTAATAgacattaacattaacttgTCATTAACAATTATGACTGCCAATTGTGGCTAacgcttgagcttgagtttcGGCCTTTCTCTGCTGGAGATGCCAACAACGGAACGCAACCAACtaactattaatatttattcaagtGATTAGCATTGCGTAGTCAACAGACTTTAGTTGAAGCTGGGCGCTCTGGCCTTATATGTCGTTTGTTTACTTGtagttttgagttttgttatttttatgtcATGACcaaaaaagttgtaaatatattttcactatcattttgtggcatgtggcaaaccagtcaatggcaacaacaacaacaacaacagtaaaagTAACAGCCTGACAGGCAACTTGCCCCACTGTGCCACTGTGCAGTGTGCAGAGACTTTCTTCCCCAGCCTGCAAGCTTCTGCTTAAGCTTGACCAGTCCAGACCAGTTGAGGCCGCAGTTGCATCCGCGTTGAAAACTTTCTTAATACAATTCACAAACATCCTGCTTTAGGTCGTaggcacaaaataaaaacaaagattGCGCCATACACttctaataaataacaacaataagcagacCTACTtttcgttattgttgttgtcgccagTTTGTTTACTGTTATTAGTCTTGTTTGCGGTTAGCAAATCCGTCTTCTTTATAATTGCTGTCATCGCTGTCATGGCTTTCAACTAACTTGTCTGCCCAGCTGGCCGTTCTAcatacaacaaacaacaacaacaacaacagcgtaCTAACTGCATTTAAGCCAACTGATTTCTCTGCACAAATACGTGTATAATGAGCTGGATGCTTGGCAATTGATTTCTAGACAACTCTGACAACagaaagttgcaagttgcaagcgcgCAAAGGCTGAACTTTTGAGTTGCCAGTGCAATTTGAGCTATagacaattaatttttaatattttttagataTAAAAGTATAAGCAGAAGACGCAGATAACACTTGAGTTATAGCTAAATGAGTTAATAAGGTAATTTAACTGCTTAAGAAgctaaagaaatataaaaaaatagcaaaataaataacagttTAAAATTggtttaaatatgcatgcaacttattgaataaattgctaaaagttacaaaaatatgtttacttaatataaaacaaatgattTGTCACTAAAactttataacttttttttaaactagcaacagcgctgcataaattttttatataaaagtatttgtattaaaaatgtttaacacaaatttatttgtttaataaattatatgtaaaaaGTTAAGTTCTCTattaaattgccaaacaatttataagaaacttttgcaagcttaagcaaaaaatgcagcaataatataaa
Proteins encoded in this region:
- the LOC108594450 gene encoding sarcosine dehydrogenase, mitochondrial, which codes for MWRMNLIKKAARQDVRQVVLRHQSAAAPELPAAADVVVIGGGSAGCHTLYHLAKRGVRAVLLERAQLTAGTTWHTAGLLWRLRPSDVDIALLANSRQMLRQLEAETDMDPGWIQNGGIFIAHNETRLDEYRRLATAGAALGIENQILSPQETQKLFPLLDPKAFIGALYSPGDGVMDPAMLCAALKKAASNKGAKVYEHCDVKEILVEQTSKGKKVVGVSTPFGNIRTEMVVNATGVWGRDLVAPLGTHLPLLPMKHAYIVSESIPGVRGLPNIRDHDYSTYFRIQGDAICMGGYEPNPILLDPVAKDFHFGLYELDWSVFETHVEGAHKLCPEYAKYGVKSTVCGPESFTPDHKPLMGPDPQVTGLMHNCGFNSAGMMFGGGCGEQLALWILNGQPDLPMFSFDLRRFTPKQGLDTKWIAEKSHESYVKNYSMVFKYDQPLAGRDFQKDPLHEEMLKANAFMEEKQGWERPGFFLQQPAAVLPYDWYGSYEHSRHVDSEYERVLEGDLKYNSFSDHHKLIGSEALACRNNAVVFNMSYFAKLLLTGPQAQKAADWLFNANTNREPSKTVYTCALNDAGGVEADVTISRLVSGSGMPHDPKFEGQGYYIVAGGASAYYTYSVLLGELRRKGFNVQLQDITSELGVISIQGPNSRRILQPLLDSELSDEQLAPNGTKLVQVGGVGARLLRVSFVGELGYELHVPKAQCPQVYQALMQAGSAQQLRNAGYRALYSLSSEKGYHLWSFDLRPDDTPLEAGLGFTCRKSGDYRGRAALERQREQGLKKRLVYLTLEDQMPIWGLEGVYRNGEPVGILRRAEYAYTLGKSLGQAYITRSDGQAVDAAYLKAGDYEVDILGKRYKAKCHLRSPFDPKGLRVLGNYEASE